CACACCTTGTTCACACCTCCTTCACACCAAACCCACAAAAAGGTACCTTTTTGTGAAGGAAGTGTGTCTAATGTGTGGATCATGTGAGGAGCAGTCCTTAACTCCTGTTTAGCTGCCGGTCAATTATTGCCAAACCTTCCTCAAAACTCCGAGGCTTATAGCCCAGTTCCGAAATGGTCTTATCTAATATGAAACCTGTTCTTGCAGGTCTTTTTGCAGTTTGATTTAAAGTCTCGGCACTAACCTCATTAATCAGGGTTTTATCCAGATGCCAATAATCGGCTACACGGGCAACCAATTCAGAAATGCTCATCATATCTTTTCCCGAAGCATTGTAAACGCCGCGGGCATCTTTTTCCACTGCAAGTAAGCAACAATCTGCCAAATCTTCGGCCAGAGTTGGCATCCGCCACTGATCATTAACCACATTAATAGGATTACCCTTTTCAAGCGCCCCCTTAGCCCATAGTACAATATTGCTTCTACTCATATCACTCACAATACCATATACTATAATGGTACGAAGGATTGCCCAACGGCAGGTAGAATTTTTGATAACCTCTTCCGCTTCCAGTTTGGTAATTCCATAATAGCTTAAAGGATTCGGAGGAGCCACTTCATCATATGGGCCATTAGCACCATCAAATATAAAATCCGTTGATAAATGCACCAACTGAATATTATGTTCTTCGCAAAGCGACACCAATGTTTTCACAGCTCCAACATTTAGCTGATGCGCCAATACCTTTTCAGACTCACAAGTATCCACATTGGTCATAGCAGCAGTGTTAATAATTGCATCCGGCTGATATTTTTCTACAACTGCCTTAACATTTTTAGGATCAAGAATATCCATTTCGGCATAAGTGTACCCTACTTTAACAGGAAAACGATTAACCCCTTTTGAAGTTGCAATGAGATTAAACTGGTTCGTTTCCAGTAATCGCTGTGTTATTTTCTGTCCTAAAAGGCCATTACTACCTGTTACCAGTATTGTCTTCATGAGCTTATAATTTCTTAATTAACAGTCATACAAGGCCCTAAACCCTCGATTTTATGCTGCTTATGTACTCGCTAAAATACCATTTTAAAAACTGTTGAAAAACTTTTTATTTATATATGCAATTCTTGTATAAAAATTTTAACTTTGCAAACCAAATTGTAGGCTTATAAAAGGGCCTTTAACAAATTGATATTTATAATTTTACCCAAAACAATATATGCCTAACATTGGAAAAATAGCGCAGATTATAGGACCGGTAGTTGACGTGAGTTTTGCTGACGATGCTCATTTACCTCAAATTTTCTCTGCATTAGAGATTGAAAAAGAAAACGGACAGAAGGTCGTTTTAGAAGTTCAACAACATCTTGGTGAAGACCGCATACGTGCAATCGCTATGGACTCGACCGACGGTTTAGTTCGCGGAATGAAAGTACTAGATACTGGATCTCCTATCAAAATGCCTGTTGGTGACCAAATTAAAGGTCGTTTATTCAATGTTGTTGGTGAAGCTATTGACGGTATCAACGCAGTTGATAAAGTAGATGGCAGGCCAATTCACAATGCCCCTCCTAAATTTGAAGATTTATCAACTGAAACTGAAGTACTTTTTACAGGTATCAAAGTAATCGATTTATTAGAGCCTTATGCTAAAGGTGGTAAAATCGGTTTGTTCGGCGGTGCGGGTGTAGGTAAAACCGTATTGATCATGGAATTGGTAAACAACATTGCGAAAGCATATGCTGGTTTATCTGTATTTGCTGGTGTGGGTGAGCGTACACGTGAAGGTAATGACCTTTTACGTGAGTTTATCGAATCTGGGGTAATCAACTATGGTGATGATTTCTTGCATTCAATGGAAAAAGGTGGATGGGACTTGAGTAAAGTTGATACAGACAAATTAAAAGAGTCTAAAGCAACATTGGTGTTCGGTCAAATGAACGAGCCTCCAGGTGCACGTGCTCGTGTAGCATTATCTGGATTAACAGTTGCTGAATATTTCCGTGATGGTGAAGGTGAAGGCGCTGGAAAAGATATCCTTTTCTTCGTTGATAATATCTTCCGTTTCACTCAAGCTGGTTCTGAGGTATCTGCACTATTAGGTCGTATGCCTTCTGCGGTAGGTTACCAACCAACCCTGGCTACTGAGATGGGTTTAATGCAAGAGCGTATTACCTCAACTAAACGTGGTTCAATTACATCTGTACAAGCTGTATATGTACCTGCGGATGATTTAACTGACCCTGCTCCGGCTACAACATTTGCCCACTTAGATGCAACAACTGTATTGTCTCGTAAAATTGCTGAGTTAGGTATCTATCCTGCAGTGGATCCATTGGATTCTACTTCACGTATCCTTTCTCCTGCTGTTTTAGGTGACGAACACTACAATACTGCTCAACGCGTAAAAGAAACTTTACAACGTTATAAAGAACTTCAGGATATCATCGCCATCTTAGGTATGGAC
This is a stretch of genomic DNA from Candidatus Pedobacter colombiensis. It encodes these proteins:
- a CDS encoding SDR family oxidoreductase, with translation MKTILVTGSNGLLGQKITQRLLETNQFNLIATSKGVNRFPVKVGYTYAEMDILDPKNVKAVVEKYQPDAIINTAAMTNVDTCESEKVLAHQLNVGAVKTLVSLCEEHNIQLVHLSTDFIFDGANGPYDEVAPPNPLSYYGITKLEAEEVIKNSTCRWAILRTIIVYGIVSDMSRSNIVLWAKGALEKGNPINVVNDQWRMPTLAEDLADCCLLAVEKDARGVYNASGKDMMSISELVARVADYWHLDKTLINEVSAETLNQTAKRPARTGFILDKTISELGYKPRSFEEGLAIIDRQLNRS
- the atpD gene encoding F0F1 ATP synthase subunit beta, with the protein product MPNIGKIAQIIGPVVDVSFADDAHLPQIFSALEIEKENGQKVVLEVQQHLGEDRIRAIAMDSTDGLVRGMKVLDTGSPIKMPVGDQIKGRLFNVVGEAIDGINAVDKVDGRPIHNAPPKFEDLSTETEVLFTGIKVIDLLEPYAKGGKIGLFGGAGVGKTVLIMELVNNIAKAYAGLSVFAGVGERTREGNDLLREFIESGVINYGDDFLHSMEKGGWDLSKVDTDKLKESKATLVFGQMNEPPGARARVALSGLTVAEYFRDGEGEGAGKDILFFVDNIFRFTQAGSEVSALLGRMPSAVGYQPTLATEMGLMQERITSTKRGSITSVQAVYVPADDLTDPAPATTFAHLDATTVLSRKIAELGIYPAVDPLDSTSRILSPAVLGDEHYNTAQRVKETLQRYKELQDIIAILGMDELSEEDKLIVSRARRVQRFLSQPFHVAEQFTGLKGVLVDIKDTIKGFNMIMDGEVDEYPEAAFNLVGSIEEAIEKGKKLLAEANN